The Stenotrophomonas indicatrix DNA segment CAGGAAGTGAGGAGCTGCGACGTTGCCAGCGACAGGGCCGTCATCGAATGCACGGTGCGCGCGGGCGATGGCAACGAGCAAGGCGAGCAGTCCATGGCCTTCGTGCGCGTGGACGGCCAGTGGCAGAACGCCCCGGGCGACTGACCGCGTTGCTTCCGTGCAAACGGCAAGGCAGGCGCCGGGCAGCCCCCGGCGCCGCAGGCATCAACGTTTTTCGAACACCGCGATGCTTTCCACGTGCGCGGTATGCGGGAACATGTCCATCGCACCGGCGCTGACCAGGGTGAAGCCCTGTTCGTTGACCAGGTAACCGGCATCGCGGGCCAGCGAGCCTGGATGGCAGCTGACATAGACGATGCGCTTGAACTGCTTCAACGGCAGCTGCTGCAGCACTTCGATGGCGCCCGAACGCGGCGGATCCAGCAGCAGCTTGTCGAAGCCCTGGCGCATCCACGGCGTGCTGCGCTGGTCCTGGGTCAGGTCGGCGCTGTAGAACTGCGCATTGGCCAGTCCGTTGTGCTCGGCGTTCTCGCGCGCACGCGCCACCAGCCCGGCATCACCTTCCACGCCCACCACTTCGCGCACCTTGCGTGCCAGCGGCAGGGTGAAGTTGCCCAGGCCACAGAACAGGTCCAGCACGCGCTCGTCGGCACCCGGTTCAAGCAGGTCCAGCGCGTGGGCGATCATCTTCTCGTTGAGCTTGGCATTGACCTGGATGAAATCCAGCGGACGGAACGCCAGTTCGACATCCCACGGCGCCAGCCGGAACGACAGCGCCACGCCCTGCCCGTCCAGCGGCTGCACGGTATCCACGCCGCCCGACTGCAGGTAGATGACAAAGCCCTGCTGTTGGCCAAAGGCCGCCCAGGCTGCGCGATCGGCGCCACTCAGCGGCTGCAGGTGGCGCACGGTCAGCACCACCGCCTGGTCACCGGCGATGAACTCGATCTGCGGGATGTCGCGCTTGCCGTCCAGCGATTCGATGAAGGTCGACAGCACCTCCACCTTGGTGCCGATTTCCGGAATCACGGTCAGGCACTGCTGCAGGTCCGCGACGAAGCGCGGGTCCTGCTCGCGGAAGCCGACCAGGGTCTTGTCCTTCTTCTCGACCCGGCGCACCGAGAACCGGCCCTTGCGGCGGTAGCCCCAGCTGTCACCCACCAGCGGCGGCAGCACGGTGCCCGGCTTCACATGGCCGATGCGCTCCAGGTTGTCCATCAGCACGCGCTGCTTGGCGACGATCTGCTGGTCTTCGTCCAGGTGCTGCAGCACGCAGCCGGCGCAGGTGCCGAAATGCGGGCACTTGGGGGTCACCCGCTGCGGCGAGGCCTGCAGCACTTCCACCGTGCGCGCCTCATCGAAGTGGCGGCTGCGGGCGGTCTGTTCGGCCATCACCACTTCGCCCGGCAGGGCGCCGCTGATGAAGGTGACCTTGCCGCCCTCGCCTTCACGGCGGGCAACACCGCGACCATCATGGCTGAGGTCGAGGATCTCGGTCTGGAAGGGAGTACGGTCGATGCGGGAGCGGGATCGGGCCACGTGGCAACAGGCTGCGGGCAAAAGTGGGGGCGTATTGTCGCAGATCCTGACCAGCAGGGCCGCTGGCCGCTTGCGCCCGCCGCCGCCGTGCTTGATGATTGACCCCAGCTGACATGGAGGCAGCCCTGATGCAGATGACCCCGCGGGCCAGTCGACCCCGCTTCCTGCTTGTCGAGGACGACATCATCAGCCGCGGTTTTTTCAAAGCGGCGTTGGAAACGTTACCAGCGGATGTGGATACCGCCGACTCACTGGCCAGCGCCTTGGCGCGCGCCGAGCCCGGTGCCCACGATCTGTGGCTGATCGACGTCAACCTGCCCGATGGCAATGGTGCCCAGCTGTTGCACCAGTTGCGCCGCTCGCATCCGGACACCCCGGCGCTGGCGCACACCGCCGACGGCGATGCCGCCATTCACGCACGCCTGCGCGAGGCTGGCTTCAGCGATACCCTGGTCAAACCGCTGGGTCGCGACCAGCTGCTGAAGGCGGTCCGTCGTGCGCTGGTCAACAGCCCCGCCGGCTCCACAGTGCCGCCAGCGGCGGTCGAGCTGGCGCTGGAGGACTGGGATGAAACCGCCGCTCTGGCCGCGCTCAATGGCCAGCGCAACCACCTGATCGCCCTGCGCGAACTGTTCCTGGCCGAACTGCCGGGCGTGCGCGACGCGGTCGAACAGGCCGTGGA contains these protein-coding regions:
- the rlmD gene encoding 23S rRNA (uracil(1939)-C(5))-methyltransferase RlmD; translated protein: MARSRSRIDRTPFQTEILDLSHDGRGVARREGEGGKVTFISGALPGEVVMAEQTARSRHFDEARTVEVLQASPQRVTPKCPHFGTCAGCVLQHLDEDQQIVAKQRVLMDNLERIGHVKPGTVLPPLVGDSWGYRRKGRFSVRRVEKKDKTLVGFREQDPRFVADLQQCLTVIPEIGTKVEVLSTFIESLDGKRDIPQIEFIAGDQAVVLTVRHLQPLSGADRAAWAAFGQQQGFVIYLQSGGVDTVQPLDGQGVALSFRLAPWDVELAFRPLDFIQVNAKLNEKMIAHALDLLEPGADERVLDLFCGLGNFTLPLARKVREVVGVEGDAGLVARARENAEHNGLANAQFYSADLTQDQRSTPWMRQGFDKLLLDPPRSGAIEVLQQLPLKQFKRIVYVSCHPGSLARDAGYLVNEQGFTLVSAGAMDMFPHTAHVESIAVFEKR
- a CDS encoding response regulator, translating into MQMTPRASRPRFLLVEDDIISRGFFKAALETLPADVDTADSLASALARAEPGAHDLWLIDVNLPDGNGAQLLHQLRRSHPDTPALAHTADGDAAIHARLREAGFSDTLVKPLGRDQLLKAVRRALVNSPAGSTVPPAAVELALEDWDETAALAALNGQRNHLIALRELFLAELPGVRDAVEQAVDQHDERQLRSQLHRLQASCGFVGAARLARAVRQLHHTPESGQAQAVFRAAVAALLH